The following proteins are encoded in a genomic region of Paenibacillus sp. FSL H3-0469:
- a CDS encoding AraC family transcriptional regulator, which translates to MDPEHYEFTLGINLKPEEQELSVLFSGEGKPHPGHTVGPSVHDFYLIHTVLEGRGRFESDTFSAECNAGDTFVIIPGMLFSYKADTDIPWHYAWVALQGIGVLDQLRAVGITRERPFARSDMVPELHHLYTGIRQSFKQSAYPRLESLEASGWVRLLLHRIGRDNLGELPPHPTEMPEMIDRQIDQAIRWITLQFHQQLSIDHIASSLGYHRVHLSKAFKQRTGMSPKQYLLKVRMDKAKELLASTLTIEQVASSVGFNDALYFSKQFRKVAGMPPSEYRAGLRNGN; encoded by the coding sequence ATGGACCCGGAGCATTATGAATTCACCCTGGGCATCAACCTGAAGCCGGAGGAGCAGGAGCTGTCCGTGCTTTTCAGCGGGGAAGGGAAGCCGCATCCCGGCCACACTGTCGGGCCGTCTGTACATGATTTTTACCTGATCCATACCGTTCTGGAGGGCCGGGGACGGTTCGAGAGCGACACATTCTCGGCGGAGTGCAACGCAGGAGACACTTTCGTGATAATTCCCGGAATGTTATTCAGCTATAAGGCGGATACGGACATCCCGTGGCATTATGCGTGGGTCGCCTTGCAGGGCATCGGCGTGCTGGATCAGCTCCGGGCGGTCGGCATTACAAGGGAGCGGCCCTTCGCACGTTCGGATATGGTCCCGGAGCTGCATCACCTTTATACCGGTATCCGGCAATCTTTCAAGCAATCCGCATATCCAAGGCTGGAGAGCCTGGAAGCTTCCGGCTGGGTGCGGCTGCTTCTTCACCGGATCGGGCGGGACAATCTGGGCGAATTGCCGCCGCACCCGACCGAAATGCCCGAGATGATAGACCGGCAGATTGACCAGGCGATCCGCTGGATTACGCTGCAATTCCACCAGCAGCTCAGCATTGATCACATCGCGTCTTCGCTCGGCTATCACAGGGTTCATCTGTCTAAGGCCTTCAAGCAGCGGACCGGAATGTCACCGAAGCAATATCTGCTCAAAGTGAGGATGGACAAGGCCAAAGAGCTGCTCGCAAGCACGCTGACCATCGAACAGGTGGCCTCCTCGGTCGGCTTTAATGATGCCCTGTATTTCTCCAAGCAATTCCGCAAAGTTGCGGGGATGCCGCCGAGTGAATACCGGGCCGGACTTAGAAACGGAAATTAG
- a CDS encoding carbohydrate ABC transporter permease gives MVKMADTIRTRRIGRKTSVADIAIIVFIVALSFTCIVPFLYMIALSFSSNEAIIAQKVGLWPVGFTVETYKTILSDVSMLYTLGYSIVLTIFYTVVCMFLTICAAYPLTKKRLWGRNFLLSALVFTMYFSGGLIPSYILIKNLGMMDTIWSLVLPGAMSVFNLIILKTFFSSLPESLEESAAIDGCTDLGILLRIVLPLSLPSIATLSLFYAVDRWNGFQDALFYITKKELYPMQLKLYQIISANQQLDSQQGGEGGAGAFIVPESLKAASVMFTTIPILLIYPKLQKYFVDGVMTGAIKG, from the coding sequence ATGGTGAAAATGGCAGACACGATAAGAACGAGACGGATCGGCCGGAAAACAAGTGTGGCGGACATCGCCATTATAGTATTTATTGTAGCTTTATCGTTTACCTGCATCGTTCCATTCCTATACATGATAGCGCTTTCCTTCAGCTCCAACGAAGCGATTATCGCGCAAAAGGTAGGCTTGTGGCCGGTAGGCTTCACCGTCGAGACCTATAAGACGATTCTGAGCGATGTCTCTATGCTGTATACGCTGGGCTATAGTATTGTCCTGACGATTTTTTACACCGTGGTGTGTATGTTCCTGACGATCTGTGCGGCGTATCCTTTAACGAAAAAGCGGCTATGGGGCAGAAACTTCCTGCTATCCGCTCTCGTCTTCACCATGTATTTCAGCGGCGGTCTGATTCCTTCCTACATCCTGATCAAGAACCTGGGGATGATGGATACGATCTGGAGTCTGGTGCTGCCGGGCGCAATGAGTGTATTCAACCTGATTATCCTGAAAACCTTCTTCAGCTCTCTTCCCGAGAGTCTGGAGGAATCAGCCGCCATTGACGGGTGTACGGATCTGGGAATACTTCTCCGCATTGTGCTGCCGCTCTCACTGCCTTCCATTGCCACCTTAAGCCTCTTCTATGCGGTAGACCGGTGGAACGGATTCCAGGATGCCTTATTCTATATTACCAAAAAAGAGCTTTATCCCATGCAGCTCAAGCTGTACCAGATCATCTCAGCCAACCAGCAGCTGGACAGCCAGCAGGGCGGTGAGGGCGGCGCAGGCGCGTTCATTGTTCCGGAGTCGCTGAAGGCGGCAAGCGTCATGTTCACTACCATTCCGATTCTGCTGATCTACCCTAAGCTGCAGAAATATTTCGTAGACGGTGTCATGACGGGCGCGATCAAGGGCTAA
- a CDS encoding extracellular solute-binding protein yields MKTGIKKVSAVLCSTVLLAGVAAGCGGNDKESTEPAAPGASNAAKSPSDPPAKLTVEVFDRGVQGQPDLNNNTWTKYVNEHFGKPNNAIVEYVPVPRSQEVDKLNVLMAAGQAPDISFTYDGTLVTRFAKSDGLYTLDELLDTHGQQLKAYLGENVLAYGKYKDKQVSIPGKRTLLAWNGMFIRKDWLDKLGMPLPTNRDELYNTLVAFRDKNPGNVNGVIPWATAAAGMNYTFGNLVQSFWGEMSEEEFVTMPNWLKPGNKDAYKWLNKLYNEKLISPDFALDKTTKQADADVTNGKVGFYAANWDYPMTQKIREPLKQNAPDANYIPIDTFKNAEGKYIKEVYNENGIFSFIPKSSKNAELAVKYLNWMADPEVMFFLQFGEEGVNHTMKDGIPQGISQTGENMMTSNLNMDYTVIVNGAELGDTEKNVKTYAAALASGDKQYESLAMESYKINTTDGYSSFYYGVPNEANIKYGKTLGDMNKQMIDRLIVAKESEFDALYEKLVKEYMDAGGKAVQDENVKNYREVTANKK; encoded by the coding sequence GTGAAGACAGGCATTAAGAAAGTATCGGCTGTTCTGTGCAGCACCGTGCTGCTGGCCGGCGTTGCAGCAGGCTGCGGCGGCAATGATAAAGAGAGTACAGAGCCAGCCGCGCCAGGAGCGTCAAATGCAGCAAAGTCCCCGTCTGATCCTCCTGCCAAGCTGACCGTAGAGGTGTTCGACAGAGGGGTTCAGGGCCAGCCGGATCTGAACAATAATACCTGGACCAAATACGTCAATGAGCATTTCGGCAAGCCGAATAACGCCATTGTGGAATATGTACCGGTCCCCCGGTCGCAAGAGGTCGATAAGCTGAACGTATTAATGGCTGCGGGCCAGGCTCCAGACATCTCGTTCACCTATGACGGAACGCTGGTTACCCGTTTTGCCAAAAGTGACGGTCTCTACACGCTCGACGAGCTGCTGGATACTCACGGCCAGCAACTGAAGGCTTATCTCGGGGAGAACGTTCTCGCTTACGGCAAATATAAAGATAAGCAGGTATCGATTCCGGGTAAGCGTACCCTGCTCGCCTGGAACGGGATGTTCATCCGTAAGGATTGGCTCGACAAGCTGGGAATGCCGCTCCCAACCAACCGAGATGAGCTGTACAATACGCTGGTGGCCTTCCGCGACAAGAACCCTGGCAACGTGAACGGCGTCATTCCGTGGGCAACGGCGGCGGCAGGCATGAACTACACCTTCGGCAACCTGGTTCAATCCTTCTGGGGCGAGATGTCAGAGGAGGAATTCGTCACCATGCCTAACTGGCTGAAGCCGGGCAACAAAGACGCATACAAATGGCTGAACAAGCTGTATAATGAGAAGCTGATCAGCCCTGATTTTGCCCTGGACAAAACGACCAAGCAAGCAGATGCCGATGTCACCAACGGCAAGGTAGGCTTCTATGCCGCCAACTGGGATTATCCGATGACCCAGAAAATCCGTGAACCGCTGAAGCAAAATGCGCCGGACGCCAACTATATTCCGATTGATACCTTCAAAAATGCAGAAGGCAAATACATCAAAGAGGTATATAATGAGAATGGAATATTCTCCTTCATCCCTAAGAGCAGCAAGAATGCTGAGCTGGCGGTCAAATACCTGAACTGGATGGCGGACCCGGAAGTGATGTTCTTCCTGCAGTTCGGTGAAGAAGGCGTTAACCATACGATGAAGGATGGTATCCCGCAGGGGATTTCACAGACCGGCGAGAATATGATGACAAGTAATCTGAATATGGATTATACCGTGATTGTTAACGGCGCTGAGCTGGGCGACACCGAGAAGAACGTCAAAACCTATGCCGCAGCCCTCGCCTCCGGGGATAAGCAATATGAGTCCCTCGCGATGGAATCCTACAAAATCAACACGACAGACGGCTATTCATCCTTCTATTACGGGGTTCCTAACGAAGCTAATATCAAGTACGGCAAGACGCTTGGCGACATGAACAAGCAAATGATTGACCGTCTGATCGTAGCCAAGGAGTCCGAGTTCGACGCCTTGTACGAGAAGCTGGTGAAAGAATACATGGATGCCGGCGGCAAAGCGGTTCAGGATGAGAATGTGAAGAACTACAGGGAAGTCACGGCGAATAAGAAATAA
- a CDS encoding Ger(x)C family spore germination protein, with product MRGCRTLIMLLLSSVLLTGCWDRTEINDLAIVLATGVDYKDGQAQLTAQIFIPRKGGGGSESGGAGEGARGVTMIRTAEGDNIAEALNRLQRKVARHMFWGQCEVIVISEEAGKQGLREYIDFLLRYPQFREHAYVFSSQESAKDILALLDPLERSTSESLREMANMNLGTRVTLLELSQSIQGASGSAVLTRILIAPPEPNDGPNATTPFLKGISLYKHGRYALTVKEPVSLGVLLMINELNNIIIPVKLDQQKGTFSIQPKSITTTLTPRIVNREWLMKIRIVAKGEVVMNTTDANLTDPAKMIELNQAWEDKLKELARQALQMSQQEQKTDFFRFADTFRRHYPQEWKAKKEQWEAMYPQLQVDVSAKTSITGNGRSTGPQGIPEQSAD from the coding sequence ATGCGGGGCTGCAGGACCTTAATCATGCTGCTGCTAAGCAGTGTACTGCTGACCGGCTGCTGGGACCGGACGGAGATCAATGACCTGGCGATCGTACTGGCAACCGGCGTGGATTATAAGGATGGTCAGGCGCAGTTGACGGCCCAGATCTTCATTCCGCGCAAAGGAGGGGGAGGCTCGGAGAGCGGCGGAGCCGGCGAAGGCGCAAGGGGGGTCACTATGATCCGCACCGCTGAAGGGGATAACATTGCGGAAGCCTTGAACCGGCTGCAACGGAAGGTGGCCCGGCATATGTTCTGGGGCCAGTGTGAGGTCATTGTAATCAGTGAAGAGGCAGGAAAGCAGGGGCTGCGCGAGTATATCGACTTTCTCCTGCGTTATCCGCAATTCCGTGAGCATGCATATGTCTTCTCCAGCCAGGAATCTGCCAAGGATATTCTTGCCTTGCTGGACCCGCTGGAGCGGAGCACCTCCGAATCCCTCCGGGAAATGGCGAATATGAACCTGGGCACACGCGTGACGCTGCTGGAATTGTCCCAATCCATTCAAGGTGCCAGCGGCTCGGCTGTTTTAACCCGTATTCTGATTGCTCCTCCAGAACCGAATGACGGTCCTAATGCGACTACACCCTTCCTCAAAGGAATAAGCCTGTATAAACATGGCCGCTATGCACTCACTGTGAAAGAACCGGTCAGCCTTGGGGTGCTGCTGATGATTAATGAACTGAATAACATTATAATACCGGTTAAGCTGGATCAGCAGAAGGGCACCTTCTCGATTCAGCCTAAGAGTATAACCACTACTCTAACCCCGAGAATTGTGAACCGGGAATGGTTGATGAAGATACGGATTGTGGCCAAGGGCGAGGTGGTCATGAATACAACCGATGCCAATCTGACCGATCCGGCGAAGATGATTGAGCTGAATCAGGCGTGGGAAGACAAACTGAAGGAGCTCGCCCGGCAAGCTCTCCAAATGTCTCAGCAAGAGCAGAAAACCGATTTCTTCCGGTTCGCCGATACCTTCCGCAGACATTACCCGCAGGAGTGGAAGGCGAAAAAGGAGCAATGGGAGGCAATGTACCCCCAGTTACAGGTGGATGTCTCCGCCAAGACAAGTATTACTGGTAACGGAAGATCAACCGGCCCTCAGGGCATCCCGGAGCAATCGGCTGACTGA
- a CDS encoding NAD(P)/FAD-dependent oxidoreductase: MKNLENIDAANEVADVVIIGGGPAGLNAALMLGRARKQTMVIDAGRPRNAVTREAHGFLTRDGIAPFELRRIAIEQLGAYPSVSHVEDTVVSITGEDGAFLLQTASGLKITSKKLLFAAGMKDRRLDIPGLAEVYGKSAFVCPYCDGWELRDQPLVVISRGAALMHLAPLLYGWTKQFAVCTNGPDELTEAEREELRTHDIPLFDAPIREISSSEGMVNHVKLKDGTEIPCTGIFFKPELAPGTDLPESLGCRITEMGVLEVNEFAQTSVPGIYAAGDAATMMHQSIAAAASGALAAAALNGELNRAAWKAGLA; encoded by the coding sequence ATGAAGAACCTGGAGAATATCGATGCCGCAAATGAAGTTGCGGATGTAGTCATTATCGGAGGAGGGCCTGCCGGGCTTAATGCTGCGCTGATGCTGGGCCGGGCACGCAAACAGACGATGGTTATTGATGCCGGGCGTCCGCGTAATGCGGTCACCCGGGAGGCGCATGGTTTCCTGACCCGGGACGGAATTGCTCCGTTTGAACTCCGGCGGATTGCCATAGAACAGCTTGGGGCTTATCCGTCTGTCTCACACGTTGAAGATACAGTTGTGTCCATTACCGGGGAGGACGGGGCCTTCCTGCTGCAGACAGCTTCAGGGCTTAAGATCACCAGCAAGAAGCTGCTGTTTGCCGCAGGCATGAAGGACCGCAGGCTGGACATTCCGGGGCTTGCCGAGGTCTATGGGAAAAGCGCCTTTGTCTGCCCGTACTGCGATGGCTGGGAATTAAGAGATCAGCCCCTGGTTGTCATCAGCAGGGGGGCTGCACTCATGCATCTGGCGCCGCTGTTATACGGTTGGACGAAGCAGTTCGCGGTCTGCACGAATGGCCCTGATGAGCTCACAGAAGCGGAACGCGAAGAATTGCGCACTCATGATATCCCGTTATTCGATGCTCCGATTCGCGAGATTTCTTCCAGTGAGGGCATGGTTAACCATGTGAAGCTTAAGGATGGAACAGAGATTCCGTGTACCGGCATCTTCTTCAAGCCCGAGCTGGCTCCGGGAACGGATCTGCCAGAGTCCCTGGGCTGCCGGATAACCGAGATGGGCGTCCTTGAAGTTAACGAGTTCGCTCAGACCAGCGTGCCCGGGATCTACGCCGCCGGAGATGCCGCTACCATGATGCATCAGTCTATTGCCGCTGCCGCATCAGGGGCACTGGCCGCTGCTGCACTGAACGGTGAGCTGAACCGGGCAGCCTGGAAGGCCGGGCTTGCATAA
- a CDS encoding endospore germination permease: MLTDKGKISVTQLAFLVFPSILATAILSVPGITMHYAGHDMWLSPILGSLVGVTVIGISLGLNRLYPGKTIMQSSLLIAGWLPGKLIGLGFLLYLPHLNGLIILEYGEFILNNALPKTPLLVIISSMVIVCAINVRLGIEVVSRTAQVFVTLLVVMLCLIFVLLTGELRPAELLPFMENGFVPIVKGAVAPSAWFSEYIVLAFLLPYVNSKKHLTRTMLVSLVVTTAAMSLTNLFCLLLMGDLTDSFAYPVMIAARYITIADFLQHIEALIIAIWIFGIFVKISVFLYIFAASAAEWFGLDDYKPLVIPLAFLSIVFSYWVVSGASGVAALVSASANIYTMLFLVGLPAAVYGLALLKRGLKRQNKG, from the coding sequence ATGTTGACTGACAAAGGGAAAATATCGGTTACCCAGTTGGCCTTCCTGGTCTTTCCGTCCATTCTCGCTACAGCTATTCTGTCTGTCCCCGGGATCACCATGCATTATGCGGGACATGATATGTGGCTATCGCCCATCCTGGGCTCGCTGGTTGGAGTAACGGTCATTGGGATCTCGCTTGGACTTAACCGGCTTTATCCCGGAAAGACCATTATGCAGTCCAGTCTGTTAATCGCCGGGTGGCTGCCGGGCAAGCTCATCGGGCTGGGTTTTCTGCTCTATCTCCCCCATCTGAACGGTCTGATTATCCTGGAGTATGGCGAGTTTATTCTGAATAATGCGCTTCCTAAGACTCCGCTGCTTGTTATTATAAGCTCCATGGTTATCGTCTGTGCGATCAATGTCAGGCTGGGGATTGAGGTGGTCAGCCGAACCGCGCAGGTGTTCGTTACACTGCTGGTGGTGATGCTCTGCCTAATCTTTGTCCTTCTGACCGGGGAGCTACGGCCTGCGGAGCTGCTTCCGTTCATGGAGAACGGATTCGTGCCCATTGTCAAAGGCGCTGTGGCTCCGTCTGCATGGTTCAGTGAATATATTGTGCTGGCCTTTCTGCTGCCCTATGTCAACAGTAAGAAACACCTTACCCGGACAATGCTTGTCTCACTTGTGGTCACAACTGCGGCGATGAGTCTTACCAATTTGTTCTGCTTGCTGCTGATGGGGGATTTGACGGACAGCTTTGCTTATCCGGTGATGATTGCTGCCCGTTACATTACCATTGCCGATTTCCTGCAGCATATCGAGGCTCTGATCATTGCGATCTGGATCTTCGGGATTTTTGTCAAAATCTCTGTCTTTCTCTACATCTTCGCCGCTTCGGCCGCAGAATGGTTCGGACTGGACGATTATAAACCGCTGGTGATTCCGCTGGCTTTCTTAAGTATTGTGTTCTCGTATTGGGTAGTGTCCGGTGCCTCAGGGGTCGCTGCGCTGGTGAGTGCTTCAGCGAATATATATACCATGCTGTTCCTGGTCGGGCTTCCTGCCGCAGTCTATGGACTGGCCCTGCTGAAGAGGGGGCTGAAGCGGCAGAACAAAGGATGA
- a CDS encoding AIR synthase related protein, which yields MMMKPQVQRIRDLTLVRRGEGRLLVIGCDSSASIGNKPMDAVQTPPAVAGYYAARVAVMEVLSVGAEILTVIDTLAVEKEPTGNEIIRGIHKLLAEAGLTAAHVNGSTEDNFVTCQTGIGITVIGEADETQLKVGRSQGGDCIVMLGEPLVGNSVLEQEASLCTIRQLQLLAAAPEVHDIHPVGSKGAGYEAELLAELNGSGFRPVPGIADKLQASGGPATAVIFAAEERRIRELQSRIGGKMEIIGYLQD from the coding sequence ATGATGATGAAGCCGCAAGTACAAAGAATCCGCGATCTCACATTGGTGCGCAGAGGAGAGGGCCGCTTGCTGGTTATCGGCTGTGATTCCAGCGCCAGCATCGGGAATAAGCCGATGGATGCGGTGCAGACCCCACCTGCTGTTGCAGGATATTATGCTGCCAGAGTTGCAGTAATGGAGGTGCTCTCTGTGGGGGCGGAGATCTTAACGGTCATCGATACCCTGGCGGTAGAGAAGGAGCCTACAGGGAATGAGATTATCCGGGGCATTCACAAGCTGCTTGCGGAAGCCGGATTAACTGCCGCCCATGTGAACGGCAGCACCGAGGATAATTTTGTGACCTGCCAGACAGGTATAGGAATCACTGTAATCGGGGAAGCGGATGAGACGCAGTTGAAGGTGGGGCGTTCACAGGGCGGAGACTGTATCGTGATGCTGGGCGAACCGCTGGTCGGAAACTCTGTTCTGGAGCAGGAAGCAAGCTTGTGTACCATCCGGCAGCTTCAGCTGCTCGCAGCTGCGCCGGAGGTCCATGATATTCACCCGGTCGGCTCTAAGGGAGCAGGGTATGAGGCGGAGCTGCTCGCGGAGCTGAACGGCAGCGGCTTCCGGCCGGTGCCTGGAATAGCAGATAAGCTACAGGCATCCGGGGGGCCGGCGACAGCGGTGATTTTTGCGGCAGAGGAACGTAGGATTAGAGAACTTCAGTCCAGAATAGGCGGCAAAATGGAGATTATCGGTTATTTGCAGGATTGA
- a CDS encoding ABC transporter permease subunit, protein MKAVLNSQQDQIGLARKHTFWLRIRRDAILYILLLLPLLYIAIFKYAPIYGLVMAFQDYNIFQGTSGSEWVGLDVFRFIFEQDSFYRALKNTLVLNVLDLVAGFPAPIILAILLNEVRMAKFKKVTQTVLYLPHFMSWVIIGGIVYLMFSNGGMVNHFLDSLGLEKIEFLSQRVPWLITYITVGVWQNIGWGTIIYLAAITGINKELYEASDMDGCSRIRKMWHITLPGIKSTINILLILQIGRMVSIGFDRPFVMGNSLVSEYSDVISTFVYRVGISSGDFSQATAVGLFQSVVGLILLIGANFVAKRLGEDGIW, encoded by the coding sequence ATGAAAGCGGTTTTAAACAGTCAGCAAGACCAAATCGGATTAGCACGCAAACACACCTTTTGGCTCAGGATCAGGAGAGATGCGATACTTTATATCCTTTTGCTGCTGCCACTCCTGTACATTGCTATTTTTAAATATGCTCCAATCTATGGCTTGGTGATGGCCTTTCAGGATTACAATATTTTTCAGGGGACGAGTGGAAGCGAATGGGTCGGACTGGATGTGTTCCGGTTTATTTTTGAGCAGGACAGCTTCTACCGTGCCCTTAAAAATACGCTGGTCCTGAACGTGCTGGATCTGGTGGCAGGCTTCCCGGCCCCGATTATCCTGGCGATTCTGCTTAACGAGGTCCGGATGGCCAAATTCAAAAAAGTGACACAGACCGTGCTCTATTTGCCGCACTTCATGTCCTGGGTCATCATCGGCGGGATCGTCTATCTGATGTTCTCGAACGGCGGGATGGTCAATCACTTCCTGGATAGTCTGGGGCTGGAGAAGATTGAATTTCTCTCCCAGCGGGTCCCGTGGCTGATCACTTACATTACGGTGGGGGTATGGCAGAACATCGGTTGGGGGACGATCATTTATCTGGCGGCCATTACCGGTATCAACAAGGAGCTGTATGAAGCGTCTGATATGGACGGCTGCAGCAGAATCCGTAAAATGTGGCATATCACCCTCCCCGGCATCAAATCCACGATTAATATCCTGCTGATTCTCCAGATTGGCAGAATGGTCTCGATCGGGTTCGACCGCCCCTTTGTGATGGGGAATTCACTGGTCAGCGAATATTCCGATGTCATCAGTACCTTCGTGTACAGAGTGGGGATCAGCTCGGGAGACTTCTCCCAGGCTACGGCCGTCGGGCTGTTCCAGTCCGTGGTAGGTCTGATCCTGCTGATCGGTGCCAACTTTGTTGCGAAGAGATTAGGTGAGGATGGGATATGGTGA
- a CDS encoding spore germination protein, whose protein sequence is MNAATDKEQHILLTRRLAENEQVLRDAFAGCDDIVFHSFQTINRTSALCVYCSGLCNTERLEQQVLAPLEQAGLEIEPAEALPAQLPVSSINRIETAEQAIEAVLDGEAVLLLEGQASGTGYPLYKVPTRTPEEPAAESTVRGARDGFTETLASNQSLLRMRLKTPSLKLHTKKIGEYSHTNVILAYVEGIIQPELVNEVNKRLSRLNIKDVLESQYIEQGIIDQPFSPFPQMIATERPDVVVSNLLEGRFALLIDGTPFSLIAPVNMFSMLQSPEDYYENIYMSIFVRWLRYIFYALSLLLPSAYVAITTFHQEMIPTVLLLSIARAREEIPFPALVEALIMEIAFEALREAGVRLPKQIGSAVSIVGALIIGQAATTAGIVSAPMIIIVAITGIASFMVPRYSASIATRLLRFPMMVLAGTLGLIGVMLGIILVVIHLSSLRSFGRPYLSPAAPTFSKGLKDVLWISQPRSK, encoded by the coding sequence ATGAATGCAGCAACGGATAAGGAACAGCATATCCTGTTAACTCGGCGGTTGGCAGAGAACGAGCAGGTCCTGCGCGATGCTTTTGCGGGCTGTGATGATATTGTGTTCCATTCGTTTCAGACCATTAATCGTACTTCCGCACTCTGTGTCTACTGTTCCGGACTCTGTAATACTGAGCGGCTGGAGCAGCAGGTGCTGGCTCCGCTGGAGCAGGCCGGTCTGGAGATTGAACCGGCAGAAGCGTTACCTGCCCAGCTTCCGGTCTCCTCGATTAACCGGATCGAGACAGCAGAGCAGGCCATTGAAGCTGTTCTGGACGGCGAAGCTGTGCTGCTGCTGGAAGGACAGGCTTCAGGTACAGGTTATCCGCTATATAAGGTGCCTACACGGACCCCGGAAGAACCGGCAGCAGAGTCCACTGTACGCGGAGCCCGTGACGGATTTACCGAAACCCTCGCCTCGAATCAGTCTCTGCTGCGTATGCGGCTGAAGACGCCTTCGCTCAAGCTGCACACCAAGAAAATCGGGGAGTACAGCCACACGAATGTGATCCTTGCCTATGTAGAAGGCATTATTCAGCCGGAACTGGTCAATGAAGTCAATAAACGGCTGAGCCGCCTGAATATCAAAGATGTGCTGGAGAGCCAGTATATCGAGCAGGGCATCATTGACCAGCCCTTTTCGCCGTTTCCGCAGATGATTGCCACCGAGCGCCCGGATGTGGTGGTCTCCAATCTGCTGGAGGGCCGGTTTGCACTCTTAATTGACGGGACTCCCTTCAGTCTGATTGCCCCGGTTAACATGTTCTCCATGCTGCAATCCCCTGAAGATTACTACGAGAACATTTACATGAGTATTTTTGTCCGCTGGCTCAGATATATCTTCTATGCCTTATCGCTCCTGCTCCCCTCAGCTTATGTAGCCATCACTACCTTCCATCAGGAGATGATCCCCACCGTGCTGCTGCTGAGTATCGCGCGGGCGAGAGAAGAGATCCCTTTTCCGGCCCTGGTGGAAGCCCTTATTATGGAGATCGCCTTCGAGGCGCTGCGGGAGGCCGGCGTCCGGCTGCCTAAGCAGATTGGTTCTGCTGTCAGCATCGTGGGCGCGCTAATTATAGGCCAAGCTGCTACCACTGCGGGAATTGTCTCTGCGCCAATGATTATTATCGTGGCGATTACGGGCATCGCTTCCTTCATGGTTCCGCGTTATTCAGCCAGTATCGCGACCCGGCTGCTGCGCTTCCCCATGATGGTTCTGGCAGGCACGCTGGGGCTGATCGGCGTTATGCTGGGCATCATCCTGGTGGTCATTCATCTCAGCAGTCTGCGTTCGTTCGGCAGGCCCTATCTGTCACCGGCAGCTCCGACGTTCAGCAAGGGCTTGAAGGATGTATTGTGGATCTCCCAGCCGCGGAGCAAATGA